One Cupriavidus pauculus genomic window, CGCTGAAGGATCTGGCGCCGCGTGACTTCGTGTCGCGCTCGATGGACCAGGAAATCAAGGAAGGCCGTGGCTGCGGCCCGAACGGCGACTACGTGCTGCTGGACCTGACGCACGTCGGTGCCGAGACCATCATGAAGCGCCTGCCGTCGATCCGCGAAATCGGCATGAAGTTCGCCAACGTGGACGCGATCAAGGAACCGATCCCCGTCGTGCCGACCATCCACTACCAGATGGGCGGTATCCCGACGAACTTCCACGGTCAGGTGGTGGTGCCGAAGAACGGCAACCCCAACGAAGTGGTCAACGGTTTCTACGCGATCGGCGAATGCTCGTGCGTGTCCGTGCACGGCGCGAACCGCCTGGGCACGAACTCGCTGCTCGACCTCGTGGTGTTCGGCCGTGCCGCCGGCAACCACATCGTCGCCAGCGCGCTCAAGCAGAAGGAACACAAGCCGCTGCCGGCCGATGCCGCCGACCTCGCGATGTCGCGCCTGGCCAAGCTGCAGGCGACGTCGTCGGGCGAGTACACGCAGGACGTGGCAAACGACATCCGTCGCAACATGCAGTCGCACGCGGGCGTGTTCCGTACGCAGAAGCTGATGGACGAAGGTGTCGAGCGCATCCTCGAAGTGGCGGAACGTGCCGACAACATCCACCTGAAGGACAAGTCGAAGGTCTTCAACACCGCGCTGGTGGAAGCCCTCGAAGTGGCCAACCTGGTGGAAGTGGCCAAGGCCACGATGATTTCGGCCGCGGCCCGCAAGGAATCGCGCGGTGCGCACGCGCACAGCGACTTCCCGAACCGCGACGACCAGAACTGGCTCAAGCACACGCTGTTCTACAGCGAAGGCAACCGCCTCGACTACAAGCCGGTGAAGATGGAACCCCTTACGGTGGAATCCGTTCCGCCGAAGGCTCGTACCTTCTGAGCACCGCATCGTAGAGAAAACAGGACCCACAGAAATGAAGCGTATCTTCGAAGTCTACCGCTACGATCCGGACAAGGATGCCGCCCCGCGCATGCAGACCTACGAGGTCGAGCTGGACGGTCACGAGCGCATGCTGCTGGACGCGCTGGTCAAGCTGAAGAAGCTGGACGAGACCATCTCGTTCCGCCGTTCGTGCCGTGAAGGCGTGTGCGGTTCGGACGCGATGAACATCAACGGCAAGAACGGCCTGGCCTGCCTGACGAACCTGCGCGAGCTGCCGGACCGCATCGTGCTGCGTCCGCTGCCCGGCCTGCCGGTGGTGCGCGACCTGATCGTCGACATGACGCAGTTCTTCAAGCAGTACAACTCGATCAAGCCGTTCCTGATCAACGACGAGCCGCCGCCCGAGAAG contains:
- the sdhA gene encoding succinate dehydrogenase flavoprotein subunit, with the protein product MVAVKTGLPRRRFDVVIVGAGGAGMRASLQLAEAGLNVAVLSKVFPTRSHTVAAQGGIGASLGNMSEDNWHYHFYDTIKGSDWLGDQDAIEFMCREAPKVVYELEHFGMPFDRNADGTIYQRPFGGHTANYGEKPVQRACAAADRTGHALLHTLYQRNVRAKTHFFVEWMALDLIRDQDGDVLGVTALEMETGEVYILEAKTTLFATGGAGRIYAASTNAFINTGDGLGMAARAGVPLEDMEFWQFHPTGVAGAGVLITEGVRGEGGILRNKDGERFMERYAPTLKDLAPRDFVSRSMDQEIKEGRGCGPNGDYVLLDLTHVGAETIMKRLPSIREIGMKFANVDAIKEPIPVVPTIHYQMGGIPTNFHGQVVVPKNGNPNEVVNGFYAIGECSCVSVHGANRLGTNSLLDLVVFGRAAGNHIVASALKQKEHKPLPADAADLAMSRLAKLQATSSGEYTQDVANDIRRNMQSHAGVFRTQKLMDEGVERILEVAERADNIHLKDKSKVFNTALVEALEVANLVEVAKATMISAAARKESRGAHAHSDFPNRDDQNWLKHTLFYSEGNRLDYKPVKMEPLTVESVPPKARTF
- a CDS encoding succinate dehydrogenase iron-sulfur subunit, with the translated sequence MKRIFEVYRYDPDKDAAPRMQTYEVELDGHERMLLDALVKLKKLDETISFRRSCREGVCGSDAMNINGKNGLACLTNLRELPDRIVLRPLPGLPVVRDLIVDMTQFFKQYNSIKPFLINDEPPPEKERLQSPQERDELDGLYECILCASCSTSCPSFWWNPDKFVGPAGLLQAYRFIADSRDQATGERLDNLNDPYRLFRCHSIMNCVDVCPKGLNPTKAIGKIKELMVRRAV